One Roseomonas gilardii subsp. gilardii genomic region harbors:
- a CDS encoding transglycosylase domain-containing protein produces the protein MRRAPDPDGVPAPRPRDSRRDGARRAPPAIPALRGAAPRAAKPGRGGWRWLRYGLVLSVWATIGTVLLFLALVWDLPAPEKALSATRRPSLTLEALDGRVIATQGDLYGEALRLKDLPPAMPQALMAIEDRRFLGHPGIDPLGLLRAAWANLRAGHVVQGGSTLTQQLAKNLFLSPDRSFRRKAQEVLMALWLERRFSKAELLEIYLNRVYLGSGVYGVDAAARAYFGLSARRLNLWQAAMLAGLPKAPSRLNPRTDPEAATRRAKEVLRAMAETGAIAPEQAEREAARIALPPRPGRNAGWFADWVQDELGRRFPESADLVLRTTLDARIQAVAENRLNALLSGPGAAAGVGDGAVLVLDAPTGAVRAMAGGRSYRTSQFNRAVDARRQPGSAFKPFVVLAALEAGMDITSTVSDAPLTLGDWSPGNGHWASRGEITLEDMLVHSVNTAAVRTLLRAGGAKAAIAVAQRLGLAGPFPRDATVALGTGQASLLELVAAYAAFANGGLHVEPFGLAAARSGNTLRPLPPPDPARVMTPDQAQAIRRALESVVARGTARAAAIPGRPVGGKTGTTQDCAMPGSSASPAAP, from the coding sequence TTGAGGCGAGCCCCCGATCCGGACGGGGTGCCGGCCCCACGCCCCCGCGACAGCAGGCGGGACGGCGCGAGGCGCGCCCCGCCCGCCATCCCCGCCCTCCGCGGAGCGGCCCCCCGGGCGGCGAAGCCGGGCCGGGGCGGCTGGCGCTGGCTGCGCTACGGCCTGGTGCTCTCCGTCTGGGCCACGATCGGCACCGTCCTGCTCTTCCTGGCCCTGGTCTGGGACCTCCCGGCGCCGGAAAAGGCCCTCTCCGCCACCCGCCGCCCCTCCCTGACGCTGGAGGCCCTGGACGGCCGCGTGATCGCCACCCAGGGCGACCTCTATGGCGAGGCGCTGCGGCTGAAGGACCTGCCCCCCGCCATGCCGCAGGCCCTGATGGCCATCGAGGACCGCCGCTTCCTCGGCCATCCCGGCATCGACCCGCTGGGCCTGCTGCGCGCCGCCTGGGCCAACCTGCGCGCCGGCCATGTGGTGCAGGGCGGCTCCACCCTGACGCAGCAGCTCGCCAAGAACCTCTTCCTCAGCCCCGACCGCTCCTTCCGCCGCAAGGCGCAGGAGGTGCTGATGGCCCTCTGGCTGGAACGCCGCTTCAGCAAGGCCGAACTGCTGGAGATCTACCTGAACCGCGTCTACCTGGGCTCCGGCGTCTATGGCGTGGACGCGGCGGCGCGGGCCTATTTCGGCCTCTCCGCCCGCCGCCTGAACCTGTGGCAGGCGGCGATGCTGGCCGGCCTGCCCAAGGCCCCCTCCCGCCTCAACCCCCGCACCGATCCGGAGGCCGCCACCCGCCGCGCGAAGGAGGTGCTGCGCGCCATGGCCGAGACGGGCGCCATCGCCCCCGAACAGGCGGAGCGCGAGGCCGCGCGCATCGCCCTGCCGCCCCGCCCCGGCCGCAACGCCGGCTGGTTCGCCGACTGGGTGCAGGACGAGCTGGGCCGCCGCTTCCCGGAAAGCGCCGACCTCGTCCTGCGCACCACCCTCGACGCCCGCATCCAGGCCGTGGCGGAGAACCGCCTGAACGCCCTTCTCTCCGGCCCCGGCGCGGCGGCCGGGGTGGGCGACGGCGCGGTGCTGGTGCTGGACGCCCCCACCGGCGCCGTGCGCGCCATGGCCGGCGGCCGCTCCTACCGCACCAGCCAGTTCAACCGCGCCGTGGACGCCCGCCGCCAGCCCGGCTCCGCCTTCAAGCCCTTCGTCGTCCTGGCGGCGCTGGAGGCGGGCATGGACATCACCTCCACCGTCTCCGACGCGCCCCTGACCCTCGGCGACTGGTCCCCCGGCAACGGCCACTGGGCCAGCCGGGGGGAGATCACGCTGGAGGACATGCTGGTCCACAGCGTCAACACCGCCGCGGTGCGCACCCTGCTCCGCGCCGGCGGGGCGAAGGCGGCCATCGCGGTGGCCCAGCGCCTGGGCCTCGCCGGGCCTTTTCCGCGCGACGCCACCGTGGCGCTTGGCACAGGGCAGGCATCCCTGCTGGAACTCGTGGCCGCCTACGCCGCTTTCGCCAATGGAGGGTTGCACGTGGAACCGTTCGGCCTCGCCGCCGCCCGCAGCGGCAACACCCTGCGCCCCCTGCCGCCCCCCGATCCGGCCCGCGTGATGACGCCGGATCAGGCCCAGGCCATCCGGCGGGCGCTGGAAAGCGTGGTGGCGCGCGGCACCGCCCGCGCCGCCGCCATCCCCGGCCGCCCGGTGGGCGGCAAGACCGGCACCACCCAGGATTGCGCGATGCCTGGTTCATCGGCTTCTCCGGCCGCACCGTGA
- a CDS encoding putative quinol monooxygenase produces the protein MPQTRFVVLAEFRLKPEGRARFIELARADAQGSVTHEPGCRQFDLLLSEEDETLAVLHEVYDSRAAFETHLTMPHYLPFRDGVSELVTGRTVRFFQQDAG, from the coding sequence ATGCCGCAGACCCGCTTCGTCGTGCTCGCCGAGTTCCGCCTGAAACCCGAGGGCCGCGCCCGCTTCATCGAACTCGCCCGCGCCGATGCCCAGGGCTCCGTCACCCACGAGCCCGGCTGCCGCCAGTTCGACCTCCTGCTCTCGGAGGAGGACGAGACCCTCGCCGTGCTGCACGAGGTCTATGACAGCCGCGCCGCCTTCGAGACGCACCTGACCATGCCGCACTACCTGCCCTTCCGCGACGGCGTGTCCGAACTCGTCACCGGCAGGACCGTCCGCTTCTTCCAGCAGGACGCCGGCTGA
- a CDS encoding SDR family oxidoreductase, which translates to MATERVALVMAGGSGMGAASARRLAADGYRVGILSSSGKGEALARELGGLGVTGSNQSGEALKRLVDGAMERWGRIDVLVNSAGHGPRAPLLEISDEQWHTGLDVYLMNVIRAVRLVTPVMQAQKSGAIVNISTAWAFEPSAMFPTSAVFRAGLAAFTKLFADTYAAENIRMNNVLPGWIDSLPETGERRGSVPMGRYGKAEEIAATVAFLASEGAGYITGQNLRVDGGLMRAV; encoded by the coding sequence ATGGCGACGGAGAGGGTGGCGCTGGTCATGGCGGGCGGCAGCGGCATGGGCGCGGCCTCGGCACGGCGGCTGGCGGCGGATGGATACCGGGTCGGCATCCTGTCTTCCTCCGGCAAGGGCGAGGCCCTGGCGCGGGAGCTGGGCGGGCTGGGCGTCACCGGCTCCAACCAGTCCGGGGAGGCGCTGAAGCGCCTCGTCGATGGGGCGATGGAGCGCTGGGGGCGGATCGACGTGCTGGTGAACAGCGCCGGGCATGGCCCGCGCGCGCCGCTGCTGGAGATCAGCGATGAGCAGTGGCACACGGGGCTTGACGTGTACCTGATGAACGTGATCCGGGCGGTGCGGCTGGTGACGCCGGTGATGCAGGCGCAGAAATCCGGCGCGATCGTCAACATCTCGACCGCCTGGGCCTTCGAGCCGAGCGCGATGTTTCCGACCTCGGCGGTGTTCCGGGCCGGGCTGGCGGCCTTCACCAAGCTCTTCGCCGACACCTATGCGGCGGAGAACATCCGCATGAACAACGTGCTGCCCGGCTGGATCGACAGCCTGCCGGAGACCGGGGAGCGGCGCGGGAGCGTGCCGATGGGGCGCTATGGCAAGGCGGAGGAGATCGCCGCCACGGTGGCCTTCCTGGCCTCCGAGGGGGCGGGCTACATCACCGGGCAGAACCTGCGGGTCGATGGCGGGCTGATGCGGGCGGTGTGA
- a CDS encoding IS630 family transposase (programmed frameshift), with translation MARALSLDLRIRVAAALAGGSTVREAAKRFGVSVASAVRIGQLARSGHGLAARKVGGNRRPRLLDATEALTSRLAAKSDWTVRALAADLKAGGIDVSHDTVWRFMRRQGLTFKKTLLASETERPSLARLRARWRTRQHRFDPARLVFIDETWVKTNMTRTRGWSLRGAPLLAKVPHGHWKTLTFLAGLRHDRIVAPCVIDGPINGLSFTAWVRQFLLPTLGPRDIVIADNLGSHKGKPARDAIRSVGARLLFLPPYSPDLNPIEMVFAKLKTLLRKADERSIDATWRKIGDLLLTFTADECAAYLRHAGYASI, from the exons ATGGCTCGAGCCCTTTCCCTGGATTTGCGGATCCGTGTGGCAGCTGCGTTGGCTGGTGGGTCGACGGTTCGAGAAGCGGCGAAACGCTTTGGCGTCTCGGTCGCCAGTGCGGTACGGATTGGTCAACTTGCCCGATCCGGGCATGGTCTGGCGGCCCGCAAGGTGGGGGGCAATCGTCGGCCGAGACTGCTGGATGCGACCGAAGCATTGACCAGCCGCCTTGCGGCGAAGTCGGATTGGACCGTGCGGGCACTTGCCGCCGACCTGAAGGCCGGCGGCATCGACGTGTCGCATGACACGGTCTGGCGTTTTATGCGCCGCCAAGGCCTCACCTTC AAAAAAACTTTGCTGGCAAGCGAGACGGAACGGCCGAGCCTGGCGCGTCTGAGGGCCCGTTGGCGGACCCGTCAACATCGGTTTGATCCGGCCCGCCTGGTCTTCATTGACGAGACATGGGTGAAGACCAACATGACCCGCACACGAGGCTGGAGCCTGCGCGGGGCGCCGCTCCTGGCCAAGGTGCCGCACGGGCACTGGAAGACGCTGACGTTCCTGGCCGGATTGCGGCACGATCGCATCGTCGCCCCCTGCGTCATCGACGGACCGATCAACGGCTTGTCCTTCACAGCATGGGTGCGACAGTTCCTGCTGCCGACCCTCGGGCCGCGAGACATCGTCATCGCCGACAACCTTGGCAGTCATAAGGGAAAACCAGCCCGCGATGCGATCCGGAGCGTCGGTGCCAGGCTGCTCTTCCTGCCGCCCTACAGCCCCGACCTCAACCCGATCGAGATGGTCTTCGCCAAGCTCAAGACCCTCCTGCGAAAGGCCGATGAACGCTCCATCGATGCCACCTGGCGCAAGATCGGCGACTTGCTCTTGACCTTCACCGCCGACGAATGCGCCGCATACCTCCGCCATGCCGGCTATGCTTCTATTTGA
- a CDS encoding TrbI/VirB10 family protein, protein MPGLAGLSGQPATQDRHAAFLNGPVDRQTVVPDRVAPPASPYILQAGAVIPAALITGVRSDLPGQITAQVTENVYDSPTGSLLLIPQGTRIIGQYDDGVTFGQRRVLLVWNRLLLPGGRSIVLERLPGADASGYAGLEDGVDYHWGDLMKAAGLSTLLAVGSELATSDEDRLIRAIRDGAQDTVNQAGQQIVQRQLQVAPTLTIRPGFPVRIIVTRDLVFEAAGG, encoded by the coding sequence ATGCCCGGCCTTGCCGGCCTCAGCGGGCAGCCAGCGACACAGGATCGCCACGCGGCGTTTCTCAATGGACCCGTGGACCGGCAGACCGTTGTGCCGGATCGCGTCGCGCCGCCGGCATCGCCCTACATCCTTCAGGCCGGGGCCGTGATCCCGGCCGCGCTTATCACCGGTGTCCGTTCCGACCTTCCAGGCCAGATCACAGCGCAAGTGACCGAGAACGTCTATGACAGCCCGACCGGCTCGCTGCTCCTGATCCCGCAGGGCACGCGCATCATCGGCCAATACGATGACGGCGTGACCTTCGGCCAGCGCCGCGTGTTGCTGGTCTGGAATCGCCTGCTCCTCCCGGGCGGCCGCTCCATCGTTCTGGAGCGCCTGCCTGGCGCGGACGCCAGCGGTTATGCCGGGCTTGAGGATGGCGTCGATTATCATTGGGGGGATCTGATGAAGGCCGCAGGGCTGTCCACGCTTCTCGCAGTCGGTTCGGAGCTGGCGACGAGCGACGAGGACCGGCTGATCCGCGCCATCCGCGACGGGGCGCAGGATACCGTCAATCAGGCCGGCCAGCAGATCGTTCAGCGCCAGTTGCAGGTCGCGCCGACGCTTACCATCCGGCCCGGCTTCCCGGTCAGGATTATCGTCACCCGCGACCTTGTGTTCGAGGCGGCAGGAGGTTGA
- a CDS encoding DUF2274 domain-containing protein, whose amino-acid sequence MTRLKLGPLPDDKPVKVTVELPAPLHRDLVAYAEVLAGESGQPIADPVRLIVPMLERFIATDRGFVKARRAIARPR is encoded by the coding sequence ATGACCAGGCTGAAACTCGGCCCGCTGCCCGACGACAAGCCCGTCAAGGTGACGGTGGAGCTGCCCGCGCCGCTTCACCGCGATCTGGTCGCCTATGCCGAGGTGCTGGCCGGCGAGAGCGGCCAGCCCATCGCCGATCCCGTCAGGCTCATCGTGCCGATGCTGGAGCGGTTCATCGCCACGGATCGAGGGTTCGTCAAGGCACGGCGAGCCATCGCTCGACCCCGTTAG
- a CDS encoding type I restriction endonuclease subunit R: MTKEVEIERELIKKLADLKYSHRDGVCDREALERNFREKFEALNRVRLTDSEFERLLEEIVTPDVFATAERLRNWNTFEREDGTPLHYQLVNLQDWCRNSFEVVTQLRMNTRSSHHRYDVILLLNGLPLVQIEIKSLHVSPRKAMQQIIDYRNDPGNGYGNSLLCFTQLFIVSNRSQTWYFANNNSEHFSFNVEERFLPIYRWATRDNRKVEHLSDFSDQFLAKCTLAEMISRYMVLIQNERKLVMMRPYQVYAVKAIVDCIHENRGNGYIWHTTGSGKTLTSFKTSTLLKDNPDIEKCLFVVDRKDLDKQTRDEFNRFQPGCVEENTNTETLVQRLLSDDYRHKVIVTTIQKLGLALDGTNKRQYRERLEPLSDKRIVFIFDECHRSQFGENHKAIREFFPNAQLFGFTGTPIFEQNAIAVQVEGQEARLMTTDEVFEKELHAYTITHAIDDGNVLRFHVDYFKPDGSPIKPGETLARRAVVEAILAKHDAATNQRKFNTLFATASIDDAIDYFRLFRDVQAKRDEQDEDFVPLNIACVFSPPAEGNRDVAQLQEDLPQELEDNKKEPGRKKAALVEIIADYNARYGANHNLANFDSYYQDVQQRIKDQKYPNSDLPRSQKIDITIVVDMLLTGFDSAYLNTLYVDKNLKYHGLIQAFSRTNRVLNDSKPYGNILDFRAQRDAVDEAIALFSGEAPDRAKEVWLVDPAPKVIGKLEEATQKLTDFMAAHELQPRPDEVSNLKGDEARVGFIERFKEVKRLTTQLDQYTDLTPEQKAQIEALIPRDDLRAFSAQYLETARRLQQESRSKDDPVDPVQQLDFEFVLFDSALIDYDYIMRLIARFSQAAPKRLKMTREELMRLLASSARLMEEREDLEAYIATLKEGEGLSEEQVRKGYEHFKAERQAAELSGIAGKHDLPAEALQRFVDLILDRYIFDPDALSDLFRSRGLGWKARARAELALMEDITPLLRRKAEGREISGLEVYEGY; the protein is encoded by the coding sequence ATGACAAAAGAAGTTGAGATCGAGCGAGAGCTCATTAAAAAGCTCGCGGATCTTAAGTATTCGCATCGCGATGGCGTTTGTGATCGAGAGGCGCTTGAACGAAATTTCCGCGAGAAGTTCGAAGCCTTGAACCGGGTCAGATTGACTGACAGCGAGTTCGAACGGTTACTCGAAGAAATCGTGACGCCAGACGTGTTCGCCACTGCGGAGCGATTGCGGAACTGGAATACTTTTGAGCGCGAAGACGGCACTCCGCTGCATTACCAACTCGTCAACCTGCAAGACTGGTGCAGGAACAGCTTCGAGGTCGTCACCCAGCTTCGGATGAACACGCGGAGCAGCCATCATCGGTACGACGTGATCCTGCTTCTCAACGGCTTGCCGTTAGTGCAGATCGAAATCAAATCGCTACACGTATCGCCTCGAAAGGCGATGCAGCAGATCATCGATTATAGAAACGATCCAGGGAACGGCTACGGCAACAGCCTGCTGTGCTTCACGCAGTTGTTCATTGTCAGCAATCGCAGCCAGACTTGGTATTTCGCAAACAACAACAGTGAGCACTTCTCCTTCAACGTTGAGGAGCGGTTCCTGCCAATCTATCGCTGGGCCACTCGTGACAACAGGAAGGTCGAGCACTTGTCGGATTTTTCCGACCAGTTCTTAGCCAAATGCACCCTCGCTGAAATGATCAGCCGCTACATGGTGCTTATCCAGAATGAGCGGAAGCTCGTGATGATGAGACCCTATCAAGTCTATGCGGTCAAGGCGATCGTCGACTGCATTCACGAGAACCGGGGCAATGGCTACATCTGGCACACGACCGGTTCGGGAAAGACACTGACCTCGTTTAAGACGTCGACCCTGCTCAAGGATAATCCCGACATCGAAAAATGCCTCTTCGTGGTCGACCGAAAGGATCTCGATAAGCAGACGCGTGACGAGTTCAACCGCTTCCAGCCCGGTTGCGTCGAGGAAAACACGAATACCGAAACCTTGGTTCAGCGGCTGCTGTCCGACGACTACCGGCACAAGGTGATCGTCACCACGATCCAAAAGCTGGGACTCGCGCTGGACGGGACGAACAAGCGGCAATATCGTGAACGCCTAGAGCCACTGAGTGACAAGCGCATCGTCTTCATCTTCGACGAATGTCACCGTTCTCAGTTCGGGGAGAATCACAAGGCGATCCGTGAATTCTTCCCGAATGCCCAGCTTTTTGGTTTCACCGGCACGCCGATCTTCGAGCAGAATGCTATCGCCGTCCAGGTCGAGGGCCAAGAAGCGCGCCTGATGACGACGGATGAGGTCTTCGAAAAGGAGCTCCACGCCTACACCATCACCCACGCCATCGACGATGGCAACGTGCTGCGCTTCCATGTGGACTATTTCAAGCCTGACGGTTCCCCCATCAAGCCGGGGGAGACGCTCGCCAGGCGAGCCGTGGTTGAAGCCATATTGGCCAAGCACGACGCCGCCACCAATCAGCGCAAGTTCAATACGCTCTTCGCTACGGCGTCGATCGACGACGCCATCGACTACTTTCGGCTCTTCCGCGACGTTCAGGCGAAACGTGATGAGCAGGACGAGGATTTCGTCCCGCTGAACATTGCCTGCGTCTTTTCGCCGCCGGCCGAAGGCAACCGCGACGTTGCCCAGCTGCAGGAGGATCTGCCCCAGGAGCTGGAGGACAACAAAAAGGAGCCTGGTCGCAAGAAGGCGGCGCTAGTGGAGATTATCGCCGACTATAACGCGCGCTATGGCGCCAATCACAACTTGGCGAACTTCGATAGCTATTATCAGGATGTGCAGCAGCGGATCAAAGACCAGAAATATCCCAACAGCGATCTGCCGCGCTCGCAGAAGATCGACATTACCATCGTCGTGGACATGCTGCTGACGGGCTTCGATTCGGCCTATCTCAATACGCTCTATGTCGACAAGAACCTGAAATACCACGGCCTCATACAGGCCTTTTCACGCACCAACCGGGTGCTGAATGATTCCAAACCCTACGGTAACATCCTCGACTTTCGCGCCCAGCGCGACGCGGTGGACGAGGCAATTGCGCTCTTCTCGGGGGAGGCGCCGGACCGGGCCAAGGAGGTCTGGCTGGTCGATCCCGCGCCGAAGGTGATCGGGAAGCTCGAGGAAGCTACGCAGAAGCTGACTGACTTCATGGCTGCGCACGAGCTTCAGCCTCGTCCCGATGAGGTGAGCAACCTCAAGGGCGATGAGGCGCGCGTTGGCTTCATCGAACGTTTCAAGGAGGTCAAGCGCCTCACCACCCAGCTTGATCAGTACACTGACCTGACGCCAGAGCAGAAGGCGCAGATCGAGGCGCTGATCCCCCGCGACGATCTGCGCGCTTTCTCTGCCCAATACCTGGAAACGGCTAGGCGCTTGCAGCAGGAAAGCCGCAGTAAGGACGACCCTGTCGATCCCGTTCAGCAACTCGATTTCGAGTTCGTTCTCTTCGACAGCGCACTGATCGATTACGACTATATCATGCGACTCATTGCCCGCTTTAGCCAGGCTGCGCCGAAGCGACTGAAGATGACGCGAGAGGAACTCATGCGTCTTCTCGCCTCTTCAGCCCGCCTGATGGAGGAGCGTGAGGATCTCGAAGCGTACATTGCCACTCTGAAAGAGGGCGAAGGGCTGAGCGAAGAGCAGGTCCGTAAGGGATACGAGCATTTCAAAGCCGAGCGTCAGGCGGCCGAGCTTTCCGGTATCGCCGGAAAGCACGATCTTCCCGCTGAGGCGCTGCAGCGCTTCGTCGATCTGATCCTTGACCGCTACATCTTTGATCCTGACGCGCTGAGCGATCTGTTCCGCTCCCGAGGTCTCGGTTGGAAGGCGCGCGCGCGGGCGGAGCTTGCGCTGATGGAAGACATTACCCCGCTTTTGCGCCGCAAGGCCGAGGGGCGCGAGATTTCAGGACTGGAAGTTTATGAAGGGTATTGA
- a CDS encoding restriction endonuclease subunit S has protein sequence MKGIETNGPAPRLRFPEFRDAGPWEVKRLGEIGTIIKGKGISKSDIKPDGASPCIRYGELYTFYSEVISEVASRTDADNLVLSEEGDVIIPASGETKEDIATASCVTRRGSR, from the coding sequence ATGAAGGGTATTGAAACCAACGGCCCGGCCCCCCGCCTGCGTTTTCCTGAGTTCCGCGATGCGGGACCGTGGGAGGTGAAGCGATTGGGGGAGATTGGAACGATCATTAAGGGCAAAGGAATCTCCAAGTCCGACATCAAACCGGACGGAGCATCGCCGTGCATCCGCTACGGAGAGCTTTACACCTTTTATAGCGAAGTCATTAGTGAGGTAGCTTCGCGCACTGACGCCGATAATCTCGTTCTCAGTGAGGAAGGCGATGTAATTATTCCGGCATCTGGAGAGACGAAAGAAGACATTGCGACGGCCTCCTGTGTTACAAGAAGGGGGTCGCGTTAG
- a CDS encoding restriction endonuclease subunit S, which yields MNGPFLAYYVRGNLQSEISKVAQGDSVVHLYPAQLERLQLAVPPTLGEQKKIADCLTSLDDLIQAEGEQLASLKDYKRGLMQKLFPRSDEATPRLRFPEFRDAGTWDVKRLGEVCQINPPSGPLPESFFYIDLESVVSGEWILRKRIFRDAAPSRAQRILESGDIIFQMVRPYQKNNLLFTSEVGQEYVASTGYAQLRAKDSSSFLYQLVHTESFTNAVLEKCTGSNYPAISSSDLAEVWVSVPGLPEQQKIADCLTALDELIRAQSGRIKAHKGHKRGLMQQLFPQEVG from the coding sequence TTGAACGGACCATTTCTTGCCTATTATGTGCGCGGAAATCTGCAATCGGAAATTAGCAAGGTTGCGCAGGGTGATTCGGTTGTCCACCTTTACCCGGCGCAGCTCGAAAGGCTGCAACTTGCGGTTCCGCCTACGCTGGGCGAACAGAAAAAGATCGCCGATTGCCTCACGTCGCTCGACGATCTGATCCAGGCAGAAGGCGAGCAGTTGGCGTCGCTGAAGGATTACAAGCGCGGCCTTATGCAGAAGCTTTTCCCCCGCTCTGATGAGGCTACCCCTCGCCTGCGCTTCCCCGAATTCCGCGACGCAGGCACTTGGGACGTAAAACGGCTGGGGGAGGTATGTCAAATCAATCCGCCTTCTGGTCCCTTACCAGAAAGCTTCTTTTATATCGATTTAGAGTCTGTTGTCTCTGGGGAGTGGATACTCAGGAAGAGAATTTTTCGCGATGCTGCCCCTAGCCGAGCGCAGCGTATACTTGAATCGGGGGACATCATTTTCCAGATGGTTCGCCCCTATCAGAAAAACAATCTGCTTTTTACATCGGAAGTCGGGCAAGAATACGTTGCATCGACAGGTTATGCTCAACTCCGAGCTAAAGACTCGAGCAGTTTTTTATATCAATTGGTCCACACCGAATCATTCACGAACGCGGTTTTGGAGAAGTGCACTGGTTCAAACTACCCTGCTATCAGCTCTTCCGATCTCGCGGAAGTGTGGGTTTCCGTTCCCGGTCTTCCTGAACAACAAAAAATCGCCGACTGCCTCACCGCGCTCGATGAGTTAATCAGGGCACAAAGCGGAAGGATCAAGGCGCACAAGGGCCACAAGCGCGGGCTGATGCAGCAGCTTTTCCCGCAGGAAGTAGGTTGA
- a CDS encoding anticodon nuclease, whose product MADAQTFDTLETLAAHLRQEIEGKNKKCTLIFAHNGTGKTRLSMAFKELGKLRDDDGAVTARDTLYFNAFTEDLFNWDNDLENDRDRVLRLNTASAFFNGLAELEMENRIRPVLRRHADFDFQIDYAQGTVLFWRETVKNAEGEDVPVPIKISRGEENIFIWCFFLVVAQLAIDAQEAYDWVKYLYIDDPISSLDENNAIAVAAHLALMLKGQDRLKAVVSSHHTLFFNVLCNELSKPWQFFLSRDSAGWQLRDTGQTPRFYHVAMLKDLYEAARSGRLYTYHFTILRSIMEKTATFHGFSNVGDVMKRDADDEDGRLHFRYVQLLSHGGYSLFEPAEMLPENKDIFRKILENFMNDYRFNPELFPAAEAEGAVV is encoded by the coding sequence ATGGCGGATGCGCAGACCTTCGACACGCTCGAGACGCTTGCCGCCCACCTGCGGCAAGAGATCGAGGGGAAGAACAAGAAATGTACCCTGATCTTCGCCCATAACGGCACCGGTAAGACGCGGCTGTCGATGGCGTTCAAGGAGCTCGGCAAGCTGCGTGACGACGACGGCGCGGTAACAGCCCGTGACACGCTCTATTTCAACGCCTTCACCGAAGACCTCTTCAACTGGGACAATGACCTGGAAAACGACCGCGACCGCGTGCTGCGGTTGAACACGGCTTCTGCCTTCTTCAATGGCCTTGCCGAGCTGGAGATGGAAAACCGCATCCGCCCGGTGCTGCGCCGTCATGCCGACTTCGACTTCCAGATCGACTATGCGCAGGGTACGGTCCTGTTCTGGCGCGAGACGGTGAAGAACGCCGAGGGTGAAGATGTGCCTGTGCCTATCAAGATCTCGCGCGGCGAGGAAAACATCTTCATCTGGTGCTTCTTCCTGGTCGTGGCCCAGCTCGCCATAGATGCTCAGGAGGCCTATGACTGGGTGAAATACCTCTATATCGATGACCCTATCTCCTCGCTTGACGAGAACAACGCCATTGCCGTTGCTGCGCATCTGGCACTGATGCTGAAGGGGCAAGACCGGCTGAAGGCGGTGGTCTCCTCCCATCACACGCTATTTTTTAACGTGCTGTGCAACGAATTGAGCAAGCCTTGGCAGTTTTTTCTGAGCCGAGATAGTGCCGGCTGGCAGCTGCGCGACACGGGCCAGACGCCGCGGTTCTACCATGTCGCAATGCTGAAGGACCTGTACGAGGCCGCGCGGTCGGGCAGGCTTTACACCTATCACTTCACAATCTTGCGCAGCATCATGGAGAAAACTGCAACCTTTCACGGTTTCAGCAATGTGGGCGATGTGATGAAGCGTGACGCAGACGATGAGGACGGTAGGCTTCATTTTCGCTACGTCCAGCTTTTGAGTCATGGGGGCTATTCTTTGTTCGAGCCTGCCGAAATGTTGCCGGAGAACAAGGACATCTTTCGCAAGATACTCGAGAACTTCATGAATGATTATCGCTTTAATCCCGAGCTGTTTCCGGCGGCCGAAGCAGAAGGAGCCGTCGTATGA